The following are from one region of the Halolamina litorea genome:
- a CDS encoding ABC transporter permease, with the protein MVPAVDWRRRRIELSAVVMAAVAVSALYDLRIDDGYTVGTWLATPLDWLFIAANVVLLFYGVLPIIEDRERAATLWERFQAKPEAILGAGWLAAVYLLGTVGLLLVPAPTLDFLNGNQPPVWGTIPVEELPHYCGGRVVDGLCHGTWQYPLGTDVNGYDMGILLLQGLHVTLYVAVISLALIVPLALVVGTVSGYHGGLVDDLSMRAVEVQDAVPPLVMYLLVIWITGESLLVIVLLFGFLGWGGAARVVRSEARRLRDAEFVQAAEVLGGGDRHVLRKHVLPAVSVVAIPTATQQVPVLLLTEAGLAFLGLEAFDLQSLGNVIARGMGGEVPMTAKWWVSVFPAAVLAATVVSFKLVGDALVEALDPRLG; encoded by the coding sequence ATGGTCCCCGCAGTGGACTGGCGGCGCCGCCGGATCGAGCTCTCCGCCGTCGTGATGGCGGCCGTCGCGGTCTCCGCCCTCTACGACCTCCGCATCGACGACGGCTACACCGTCGGTACGTGGCTCGCGACGCCGCTCGACTGGCTGTTCATCGCCGCGAACGTCGTCTTGCTGTTCTACGGCGTGCTCCCGATCATCGAGGACCGGGAGCGGGCAGCGACGCTCTGGGAGCGCTTCCAGGCCAAACCGGAGGCGATCCTCGGGGCGGGCTGGCTCGCCGCCGTCTACCTGCTCGGCACCGTCGGGCTCCTGCTCGTGCCGGCGCCGACGCTCGACTTCCTCAACGGGAACCAACCCCCGGTCTGGGGGACCATCCCGGTCGAGGAGCTCCCCCACTACTGTGGCGGCCGGGTCGTCGACGGCCTCTGTCACGGGACGTGGCAGTACCCCCTCGGCACCGACGTGAACGGCTACGACATGGGGATACTGCTGTTGCAGGGCCTGCACGTCACGCTCTACGTGGCGGTCATCTCGCTGGCGTTGATCGTCCCGCTGGCGCTGGTGGTCGGCACCGTCTCGGGCTACCACGGCGGGCTGGTCGACGACCTCTCGATGCGCGCCGTCGAGGTACAGGACGCGGTGCCGCCGCTGGTGATGTACCTGCTGGTCATCTGGATCACCGGCGAGTCGCTGCTCGTGATCGTCCTCCTCTTTGGCTTCCTCGGCTGGGGCGGCGCCGCCCGGGTCGTCCGGAGCGAGGCTCGTCGGCTCCGGGACGCCGAGTTCGTCCAAGCCGCCGAAGTGCTCGGCGGCGGCGACCGCCACGTCCTGCGGAAACACGTCCTCCCCGCGGTCTCGGTCGTCGCCATCCCGACGGCGACCCAGCAGGTACCGGTGTTGCTGCTGACGGAGGCCGGACTGGCGTTCCTGGGGCTGGAGGCGTTCGACCTCCAGTCGCTCGGGAACGTGATCGCTCGCGGCATGGGTGGGGAGGTGCCGATGACCGCGAAGTGGTGGGTCTCGGTGTTCCCGGCGGCCGTCCTGGCGGCGACGGTGGTGTCGTTCAAACTGGTCGGCGACGCGCTGGTGGAGGCGCTCGACCCACGGCTCGGATAA
- a CDS encoding sodium-dependent transporter — translation MAQRETWTTRAGFILAAVGSAVGLGNIWQFPFKTSTNGGAAFVLVYLVAAALIGLPTILGEFAIGRRAKLNAVEAFEKLDHPAWTVVGGLGLFTGLWILSYYSVVGGWVIRYTIGSLTGGYFGGTGAYFGAVSTGWEAIAFHGLFMAVTAGIVAFGIEDGIEKATKLMVPSVVVMLLGLAVYAFTLDGSGPAYGYYLSPDLGYLANNLGSVIPFAVSQAFFSLSLGMGAMITYASYLGEDESLPADGGLVVGLNTAVGVLAGLVVIPLLFVQFGEVPEAAAGGGPGALFVSVAQAFTELGMAGRVLGALFFFVVLIAAISSAISLLEVVTSYCVDKYQWGRMPTAFGFGGALFLLGTLAAWDTAWLGWFDTLAYSVLLPASVLLGVIFVGWVYGPEAIDEIQQGSNADAGYARLWVWWLRTVVFVGVFVTLYLGVTSIYASPGLPFL, via the coding sequence ATGGCACAACGAGAGACGTGGACAACTCGGGCGGGGTTTATCCTCGCCGCGGTCGGTAGCGCCGTCGGATTGGGCAACATCTGGCAGTTCCCGTTCAAGACCTCGACCAACGGGGGGGCGGCGTTCGTGCTCGTCTACCTGGTCGCGGCGGCCCTGATCGGCCTGCCCACGATCCTGGGCGAGTTCGCCATCGGACGGCGGGCGAAGCTCAACGCCGTCGAAGCGTTCGAGAAACTCGACCACCCGGCGTGGACCGTCGTCGGCGGACTGGGGCTGTTCACCGGGCTGTGGATCCTGTCGTACTACAGCGTCGTCGGCGGCTGGGTGATCCGCTACACGATCGGCAGCCTGACCGGCGGCTACTTCGGCGGCACGGGCGCGTACTTCGGCGCCGTCTCGACGGGCTGGGAGGCCATCGCCTTCCACGGGCTGTTCATGGCTGTAACCGCCGGGATCGTCGCTTTCGGCATCGAGGACGGCATCGAGAAGGCGACCAAGCTGATGGTCCCCTCCGTCGTCGTGATGCTGCTCGGGCTGGCGGTCTACGCGTTCACCCTCGACGGCAGCGGCCCAGCCTACGGCTACTACCTCTCGCCGGACCTGGGCTACCTCGCGAACAACCTCGGCTCCGTGATCCCGTTCGCGGTCAGTCAGGCGTTCTTCTCGCTCTCGCTCGGTATGGGCGCGATGATCACCTACGCCTCCTACCTCGGCGAGGACGAGAGCCTGCCCGCGGACGGCGGCCTCGTCGTCGGCCTCAACACCGCGGTCGGCGTGCTCGCGGGGCTGGTCGTCATCCCGCTGCTGTTCGTCCAGTTCGGGGAGGTGCCCGAGGCCGCCGCCGGTGGCGGCCCCGGCGCGCTGTTCGTCTCGGTCGCGCAGGCGTTCACCGAACTCGGCATGGCCGGGCGAGTCCTCGGCGCCCTGTTCTTCTTCGTCGTCCTGATCGCCGCCATCTCCTCGGCGATCAGCCTGCTCGAAGTGGTCACGTCCTACTGCGTCGATAAGTACCAGTGGGGCCGCATGCCGACCGCCTTCGGCTTCGGCGGCGCGCTGTTCCTGCTCGGCACGCTCGCCGCGTGGGACACGGCGTGGCTGGGCTGGTTCGACACGCTCGCCTACAGCGTCCTCCTGCCGGCGTCGGTGCTGCTCGGCGTCATCTTCGTCGGCTGGGTGTACGGTCCGGAGGCGATCGACGAGATCCAGCAGGGCAGTAACGCGGACGCCGGCTACGCCCGCCTCTGGGTCTGGTGGCTCCGCACGGTCGTGTTCGTCGGCGTGTTCGTGACGCTCTACCTCGGCGTCACCTCGATCTACGCGTCGCCGGGGCTGCCGTTCCTCTAG
- a CDS encoding HIT family protein, translating into MDQLFAPWRIDWVERDPDEDTIDGCPFCVLPERDDDRESRIVARSEHSFVILNNAPYAPGHVMVIPLQHTGEWADLGDAELLDHAKLKTATIDALGDAFDPHGINAGENLGGDAAGGSIDDHLHTHLIPRWNGDTNFMPIVSDTKVIVEGLEASYEKLHESFAGLAAAENGENGDAVRLRFD; encoded by the coding sequence ATGGATCAGCTGTTCGCCCCGTGGCGGATCGACTGGGTCGAGCGCGACCCCGACGAGGACACCATCGACGGCTGCCCGTTCTGTGTGTTGCCCGAACGCGACGACGACCGGGAGAGCCGAATCGTCGCCCGCAGCGAGCACTCGTTCGTGATCCTCAACAACGCCCCCTACGCGCCGGGCCACGTCATGGTCATTCCCCTCCAGCACACCGGCGAGTGGGCCGACCTCGGCGACGCCGAACTGCTCGACCACGCGAAGCTCAAAACCGCGACTATCGACGCCCTCGGCGACGCCTTCGACCCCCACGGGATCAACGCCGGCGAGAACCTCGGCGGCGACGCCGCCGGCGGGTCGATCGACGACCACCTCCACACCCACCTGATCCCGCGCTGGAACGGCGACACGAACTTCATGCCGATCGTTTCGGACACGAAGGTGATCGTCGAGGGGCTGGAGGCCAGCTACGAGAAGCTCCACGAGTCGTTCGCGGGACTGGCGGCGGCGGAAAACGGTGAAAACGGCGACGCGGTTCGGCTGCGATTCGACTAG
- the gdhB gene encoding glutamate dehydrogenase GdhB, which produces MSSTTEPTETTTEEESTNAEHESALETAKRQLHSAAAHIDIDPNVVERLEHPKKVHEVTVPIERDDGSVDVFTGYRAQHDSVRGPHKGGLRYHPEVTRDECVGLGMWMTWKCAVMDLPFGGAKGGIAVNPKELSEAESERLTRRFAEELRDAIGPNKDIPAPDMGTSPQTMAWLMDAYSMQEGETTPGVVTGKPPVVGGSKGRDEAPGRSVAIITREAAEYYDMPLSDTSVAIQGYGSVGANAARLLDEWGANVVAVSDVNGGIHDPNGLDTSSIPSHREEPEAVLKHPAPEQVTNEELLELDVDVLVPAAIGNVITAENADAVRADVVVEGANGPTTSTAGEMLEERGIPVVPDILANAGGVTVSYFEWLQDINRRAWSLERVNRELESEMVSAWETVRDRREEYDVSWRDAAYIVALERIAEAHETRGLWP; this is translated from the coding sequence ATGAGCTCTACAACGGAACCCACCGAGACGACGACCGAGGAAGAATCGACGAACGCGGAACACGAGTCCGCACTCGAGACCGCAAAGCGCCAGCTCCACAGCGCGGCCGCCCACATCGACATCGACCCGAACGTCGTCGAGCGGCTCGAACACCCCAAGAAGGTCCACGAGGTGACGGTGCCCATCGAGCGCGACGACGGCTCCGTCGACGTGTTCACGGGCTACCGCGCCCAGCACGACAGCGTCCGCGGCCCGCACAAGGGCGGCCTACGCTACCACCCGGAAGTCACCCGCGACGAGTGTGTCGGGCTCGGGATGTGGATGACGTGGAAGTGCGCCGTGATGGACCTGCCTTTCGGTGGCGCCAAGGGCGGCATCGCCGTCAACCCCAAGGAACTCAGCGAGGCCGAGAGCGAGCGCCTGACCCGTCGGTTTGCCGAGGAACTCCGTGACGCCATCGGGCCGAACAAGGACATCCCCGCCCCCGACATGGGCACCAGCCCGCAGACGATGGCGTGGCTGATGGACGCCTACTCGATGCAGGAGGGTGAGACGACTCCCGGCGTCGTCACCGGGAAGCCGCCGGTCGTCGGCGGCAGCAAGGGCCGCGACGAGGCGCCCGGCCGGAGCGTCGCCATCATCACCCGCGAGGCCGCCGAGTACTACGACATGCCCCTCTCGGACACGTCCGTCGCGATTCAGGGCTACGGCAGCGTCGGCGCCAACGCGGCGCGCCTGCTCGACGAATGGGGCGCCAACGTCGTCGCCGTCAGCGACGTGAACGGCGGCATCCACGACCCGAACGGGCTGGACACGTCCTCGATCCCCAGCCACCGCGAGGAGCCCGAGGCCGTCCTGAAACACCCGGCGCCCGAGCAGGTCACCAACGAGGAACTGCTCGAACTCGACGTGGACGTGCTCGTCCCCGCCGCCATCGGGAACGTCATCACCGCCGAGAACGCCGACGCCGTGCGAGCCGATGTGGTCGTCGAGGGTGCCAACGGGCCGACGACCAGCACCGCCGGCGAGATGCTCGAGGAGCGCGGCATCCCCGTCGTCCCGGACATCCTCGCCAACGCCGGCGGCGTCACCGTGAGCTACTTCGAGTGGCTGCAGGACATCAACCGCCGCGCGTGGTCGCTCGAACGGGTCAACCGGGAACTCGAGTCCGAGATGGTCTCGGCGTGGGAGACGGTCCGCGACCGCCGCGAGGAGTACGACGTGTCGTGGCGCGACGCCGCGTACATCGTCGCGCTCGAACGGATCGCCGAGGCCCACGAGACCCGCGGCCTCTGGCCCTGA
- a CDS encoding tRNA (N(6)-L-threonylcarbamoyladenosine(37)-C(2))-methylthiotransferase — protein sequence MARYHIETYGCTSNRGESRSIESALRDAGHYRVDGPKKADVSILNSCTVVEKTERNMLRRAEELDEQTADLIVTGCMALAQSEEFENADLDAQVLHWDDVPSAVTNGECPTPGPGVEPVLDGVVGILPIARGCMSNCSYCITKQATGRIDSPSIEENVEKARALIHAGAKELRVTGQDTGVYGWDDGERDLPELLDRICGIDGEFRVRVGMANPGGVHGIREELADVFAENEKLYAFLHAPVQSGSDTVLEDMRRQHRVDKFLDIVETFDDTLDHWTLSTDFIVGFPTETEADHEQSMALFREVRPEKVNVTRFSKRPGTDAAEMKGLGGQTKKDRSKAMSELKREVVAEAYEELVGTTREVLVVEEGTGDSVKCRDPAYRQIVVQNASEHGLEPGDFAEVEVTSHQTVYAFGTPV from the coding sequence ATGGCCCGTTACCACATCGAGACGTACGGCTGTACGTCCAATCGGGGTGAGAGTCGGTCGATCGAGAGCGCGCTGCGCGACGCCGGCCACTACCGCGTCGACGGGCCGAAGAAAGCGGACGTGTCCATCCTCAACTCCTGTACGGTCGTCGAGAAGACCGAGCGCAACATGCTCCGGCGCGCCGAGGAACTCGACGAGCAGACCGCGGACCTGATCGTCACCGGCTGCATGGCGCTGGCCCAGAGCGAGGAGTTCGAGAACGCCGACCTCGACGCCCAAGTGCTCCACTGGGACGACGTACCAAGCGCCGTCACCAACGGCGAGTGCCCGACGCCCGGCCCCGGCGTCGAACCCGTCCTCGACGGCGTCGTCGGCATCCTCCCCATCGCTCGGGGCTGTATGAGCAACTGTTCGTACTGCATCACCAAGCAGGCGACCGGCCGCATCGACTCCCCCTCCATCGAGGAGAACGTCGAGAAGGCCCGCGCGCTGATCCACGCCGGCGCCAAGGAACTCCGCGTCACGGGGCAGGACACCGGCGTCTACGGCTGGGACGACGGCGAGCGCGACCTGCCGGAACTGCTCGACCGAATCTGTGGCATCGACGGCGAGTTCCGGGTCCGCGTGGGCATGGCCAACCCCGGCGGCGTCCACGGCATCCGCGAGGAACTGGCCGACGTGTTCGCCGAGAACGAGAAGCTCTACGCGTTCCTCCACGCGCCGGTCCAGTCCGGCAGCGACACCGTGCTCGAAGACATGCGCCGCCAACACCGCGTCGACAAGTTCCTCGACATCGTCGAGACGTTCGACGACACGCTCGACCACTGGACGCTCTCGACGGACTTCATCGTCGGCTTCCCGACCGAGACGGAGGCCGACCACGAGCAGTCGATGGCGCTGTTCCGCGAGGTCCGCCCGGAGAAGGTCAACGTCACCCGCTTCTCGAAGCGCCCCGGCACCGACGCCGCGGAGATGAAGGGCCTCGGCGGCCAGACGAAGAAGGACCGCTCGAAGGCCATGAGCGAACTCAAGCGGGAAGTCGTCGCCGAGGCCTACGAGGAACTGGTCGGCACGACCCGCGAGGTGCTGGTCGTCGAGGAGGGGACCGGCGACTCGGTGAAGTGCCGCGACCCGGCGTACCGTCAGATCGTCGTCCAGAACGCCAGCGAACACGGCCTCGAACCCGGCGACTTCGCCGAGGTCGAGGTCACGAGCCACCAGACCGTCTACGCGTTCGGAACGCCGGTCTGA
- a CDS encoding carotenoid oxygenase family protein, giving the protein MTGYAAGFQDLTEELRDHDLPVDGELPGWLDGSLYRNGPARWTVGDAEADHWFDGLAHLTRFAFDDGSVSYTNHFPRTGAYRVAVEDGSFAGQFSSTDGYLSRVKSLLAGDSTDNANVHVARIGGGLAALTETPNWLRIDPDTLEGEGSLSYEDDLTAHHVTAHLRQDPESGSHWGYFTRFGRQNEYVLFRIPEGTTRRERVGSTTVDRPAYMHSFALTPDHAVLIEPPLNTHPAKFLLPGSGGFIDNYDWQPERGTRFLVFRRDSGELIEELTTDPFFTFHTANAFERDGAVVVDLVAYEDDRAISDLSMDALRGGEGGFPSGELRRYRLPLSDAGAAVSTLADDVEMPRFSPDVHTREYEHVFAQSTDMDDGNALVRVDVADAEGAGADDDSGVARRWEESGVFSGEPIFVPHPDGEAEKDGVVLSLCLDADAERSLLVVLDGDLDELARAPLPHAVPFGFHGEYFESI; this is encoded by the coding sequence ATGACCGGCTACGCCGCGGGCTTTCAGGACCTGACCGAGGAGCTGCGGGACCACGACCTCCCGGTCGATGGGGAACTCCCGGGTTGGCTCGACGGCTCGCTCTACCGGAACGGCCCGGCGCGCTGGACCGTCGGCGACGCCGAGGCGGACCACTGGTTCGACGGTCTCGCCCACCTCACGCGCTTCGCGTTCGACGACGGCTCGGTCAGCTACACTAATCACTTCCCCCGGACCGGTGCCTACCGCGTGGCCGTCGAGGACGGGAGCTTCGCGGGGCAGTTCTCCTCGACCGACGGCTACCTCTCCCGGGTCAAGTCGCTGCTCGCCGGCGACTCGACCGACAACGCGAACGTCCACGTCGCCCGTATCGGCGGCGGCCTCGCCGCACTCACCGAGACGCCGAACTGGCTCCGGATCGACCCCGACACGCTGGAGGGCGAAGGCTCCCTCAGCTACGAGGACGACCTGACCGCCCACCACGTCACAGCGCACCTCCGACAGGACCCGGAAAGCGGCTCCCACTGGGGCTACTTCACCCGGTTCGGTCGGCAGAACGAGTACGTCCTCTTCCGGATTCCCGAGGGGACGACCCGCCGCGAGCGCGTCGGCAGCACCACCGTCGACCGCCCGGCGTACATGCACAGCTTCGCGCTGACGCCCGATCACGCCGTCCTGATCGAGCCGCCGCTGAACACCCACCCGGCGAAGTTCCTCCTGCCCGGCTCCGGCGGGTTCATCGACAACTACGACTGGCAGCCCGAACGCGGCACGCGCTTTCTGGTGTTCCGGCGTGACTCGGGTGAACTGATCGAGGAGCTCACCACGGACCCGTTCTTCACCTTCCACACCGCCAACGCCTTCGAGCGCGACGGCGCCGTCGTCGTCGATCTGGTGGCGTACGAGGACGACCGCGCGATATCGGACCTCTCGATGGACGCGCTCCGGGGCGGGGAGGGGGGCTTCCCCTCGGGCGAACTCCGGCGGTACCGGCTCCCGCTCTCCGACGCCGGCGCCGCGGTGTCGACGCTCGCGGACGACGTGGAGATGCCCCGGTTCTCCCCCGACGTTCACACCCGCGAGTACGAGCACGTCTTCGCCCAGTCGACCGACATGGACGACGGCAACGCGCTCGTCCGCGTCGACGTGGCCGACGCCGAGGGTGCGGGGGCCGACGACGACTCCGGCGTCGCCCGCCGCTGGGAGGAGTCGGGCGTATTCTCCGGCGAACCGATCTTCGTCCCCCACCCCGACGGCGAGGCCGAGAAGGACGGCGTCGTGCTCTCGCTCTGTCTGGACGCCGACGCCGAGCGGTCGCTGCTGGTGGTGCTGGACGGCGACCTCGACGAACTGGCGCGGGCGCCGCTGCCCCACGCCGTCCCCTTTGGCTTCCACGGGGAGTACTTCGAGTCGATCTGA
- a CDS encoding GNAT family N-acetyltransferase, which translates to MATSTTPFEAEEYAVRLYAPSDFEDVRSLYEAVFDKTRSREWFEWRYDTPYVDDPQVIVAERAGTVVGAEPFITFRVETGAGTELAVQPADAMVHPDHRRQGLLTRMTEFALDYYAARAPAFVFNFPNQQAVDAYRKLGWREVPAVTTEFRVQNPGRFLPTGHSSVGRAVESGARTVSSALYAPFEYRGDREGITVDRHDEVPGATLAALYERDVPTGLHARRDAGFFEWRLGNPNWSATTYVASRDGDPVAAIVAVTEGTNGCTFTKVMEALPMGGASVEGELGRLLAEVCHDHGESDVIKMAHGTVPRSVSRSLGFLRGDRPPLRWATSASTMVVRPLDADGEEWTVGGRELTDWEDWEITYSEQDTAY; encoded by the coding sequence ATGGCCACGTCGACCACGCCGTTCGAGGCCGAAGAGTACGCGGTCCGGCTGTACGCCCCCAGCGACTTCGAGGACGTCCGGTCGCTCTACGAGGCCGTCTTCGACAAAACGCGGAGTCGCGAGTGGTTCGAGTGGCGGTACGACACGCCGTACGTCGACGACCCGCAGGTGATCGTCGCCGAGCGTGCGGGGACCGTCGTCGGGGCGGAGCCGTTCATCACGTTCCGCGTCGAGACGGGCGCGGGTACCGAACTCGCGGTCCAGCCGGCCGACGCGATGGTCCACCCCGACCACCGCCGGCAGGGGCTGCTCACCCGCATGACCGAGTTCGCCCTCGACTACTACGCCGCGCGGGCGCCGGCGTTCGTGTTCAACTTCCCGAACCAGCAGGCCGTCGACGCCTACCGGAAGCTCGGGTGGCGGGAGGTGCCGGCGGTGACGACGGAGTTCCGGGTCCAGAACCCCGGCCGGTTCCTCCCCACGGGCCACTCGAGCGTCGGTCGAGCGGTCGAGTCGGGAGCGCGGACGGTTTCGAGTGCGCTCTACGCCCCCTTCGAGTACCGCGGCGATCGCGAGGGGATCACCGTCGACAGACACGACGAGGTCCCGGGGGCGACGCTCGCGGCGCTGTACGAGCGCGACGTTCCGACCGGCCTCCACGCCCGACGTGACGCGGGCTTCTTCGAGTGGCGACTGGGCAACCCGAACTGGTCGGCCACCACGTACGTCGCCAGCCGCGACGGCGACCCGGTTGCGGCCATCGTCGCCGTGACCGAGGGGACCAACGGCTGTACGTTCACGAAGGTGATGGAGGCGCTCCCGATGGGGGGTGCCAGCGTCGAGGGCGAACTGGGACGGCTCCTCGCCGAGGTCTGTCACGACCACGGGGAGTCGGACGTGATCAAGATGGCCCACGGAACCGTGCCGCGGTCCGTCTCACGCTCCCTCGGCTTCCTCAGGGGTGATCGACCGCCGCTGAGGTGGGCGACCAGCGCCTCGACGATGGTGGTCAGACCGCTCGACGCCGACGGCGAAGAGTGGACAGTCGGCGGGCGGGAGCTCACCGACTGGGAGGACTGGGAGATCACCTACAGCGAGCAGGACACCGCCTACTGA
- the mdh gene encoding malate dehydrogenase — protein MTKVSVVGAAGTVGAAAGYNLALRDIVDELVYVDIPEQEDVTVGQAADANHGVAYDSNTTVRQGTYADTAGSDVVIITAGIPRKPGQTRIDLAEDNAPIMADIGASLAEHNDDFVSITTSNPVDLLNRHLYEAGDRDRNKVIGFGGRLDSARFRYVLSERFDTQVGNVEATILGEHGDAQVPVFSKVRVDGRDPDFTDDEREEILGDLQQSAMDVIERKGATEWGPATGVAHMAEAVIRDTGEVLPGSVVLDGEFGHEDTAFGVPVKLGADGVEEVVEWELSAYEAGLMDEAAEKLRDQYAKIE, from the coding sequence ATGACGAAAGTCAGCGTAGTCGGTGCGGCCGGGACCGTCGGCGCCGCGGCGGGCTACAACCTCGCGCTTCGGGATATCGTGGACGAACTGGTGTACGTCGACATCCCCGAACAGGAGGACGTGACCGTCGGGCAGGCTGCCGACGCGAACCACGGCGTCGCCTACGACTCGAACACGACCGTCCGGCAGGGCACCTACGCGGACACCGCCGGCTCGGACGTGGTGATCATCACCGCCGGCATCCCCCGCAAGCCCGGACAGACCCGGATCGACCTCGCGGAGGACAACGCGCCGATCATGGCGGACATCGGCGCCTCGCTGGCCGAACACAACGACGACTTCGTCTCCATCACCACCTCCAACCCCGTGGACCTGCTCAACCGCCACCTCTACGAGGCGGGTGACCGCGACCGGAACAAGGTGATCGGCTTCGGGGGCCGACTCGACTCCGCGCGCTTCCGCTACGTACTCTCCGAACGCTTCGACACGCAGGTCGGTAACGTCGAAGCGACCATCCTCGGCGAGCACGGCGACGCACAGGTGCCGGTGTTCTCGAAGGTCCGCGTCGACGGCCGCGACCCCGATTTCACCGACGACGAACGCGAGGAGATCCTCGGCGACCTCCAGCAGTCGGCGATGGACGTGATCGAACGCAAGGGTGCCACCGAGTGGGGGCCCGCGACCGGCGTCGCCCACATGGCCGAGGCGGTCATCCGCGACACCGGCGAGGTGCTCCCCGGCAGCGTCGTCCTCGACGGCGAGTTCGGCCACGAGGACACCGCCTTCGGCGTCCCCGTCAAACTCGGCGCCGACGGCGTCGAGGAGGTCGTCGAGTGGGAACTCTCGGCCTACGAGGCGGGCCTGATGGACGAGGCCGCCGAGAAGCTCCGCGACCAGTACGCGAAGATCGAGTAA
- a CDS encoding cation diffusion facilitator family transporter: MERKRAVRRVGVVVLAANLGLALVKGAVWLDTGSLALASEAVNSGADAIYSAVVVAGLYLTTQPPDFEHPHGHERIEPFVSLFVAAGVLAAGVGVAWSGVSSLLSGSYAAVPPLAAVVLGGGAAAKFALYRYCLRAGENHGSPALVAAAKDNRTDVLTALAALIGAGGAAVGYPVLDPIAALVVAGGVLLTGVDIVRDNVGYLVGAAPPEDLRVEIIEIALSHPEVRGAHDVVAHYVGPEVDVSLHIEVEGDMTVREAHDIETEIVESIRGLKEVDDAFVHVDPKELGEWKEGDDRWRDERVD; the protein is encoded by the coding sequence ATGGAGCGCAAACGCGCGGTCCGTCGGGTGGGCGTCGTCGTCCTCGCCGCCAACCTCGGGCTGGCGCTGGTCAAGGGCGCGGTGTGGCTGGATACGGGGAGTCTCGCGCTCGCCAGCGAGGCCGTCAACAGCGGGGCCGACGCGATCTACAGCGCCGTCGTCGTCGCCGGACTCTACCTGACAACACAGCCGCCGGACTTCGAGCATCCCCACGGCCACGAGCGGATCGAACCGTTCGTCTCGCTGTTCGTCGCCGCCGGGGTGCTCGCGGCCGGCGTTGGGGTGGCGTGGTCCGGCGTCAGTTCGCTGTTGTCGGGGAGTTACGCCGCTGTCCCGCCGCTCGCGGCCGTTGTCCTCGGGGGCGGCGCCGCCGCCAAGTTCGCCCTCTACCGGTACTGCCTCCGCGCCGGCGAGAACCACGGTTCACCGGCGCTCGTCGCCGCCGCGAAGGACAACCGCACCGACGTGTTGACCGCCCTTGCGGCCCTGATCGGTGCCGGCGGCGCCGCGGTCGGCTACCCGGTCCTCGACCCCATCGCCGCGCTGGTCGTCGCCGGCGGCGTTCTCCTCACCGGCGTCGACATCGTCCGGGACAACGTCGGCTACCTCGTCGGCGCCGCGCCGCCCGAGGACCTCCGGGTGGAGATCATCGAGATAGCGCTCTCACACCCCGAAGTCCGGGGCGCACACGACGTGGTCGCCCACTACGTCGGCCCCGAGGTCGACGTGAGCCTCCACATCGAGGTGGAGGGCGACATGACCGTGCGCGAGGCCCACGATATCGAGACCGAGATCGTCGAGTCCATCCGGGGGCTGAAGGAAGTCGACGACGCCTTCGTCCACGTCGACCCGAAGGAGTTGGGCGAGTGGAAGGAGGGTGACGACCGCTGGCGCGACGAACGCGTCGACTGA